The DNA region AACGAGGACGATCAGCCATGGCAGCAGGGCAAGAATGAACGGCCAGTCCGTGCCCCAGATGCCGCCGGCCAGCCATTTGGCGATAAAGTCGACCTTCTCCCGTTCCGCCGACGAGGTGAGCACGATCATGACGCCGGAGAGAGCCATAGAGAAGCCGACACCGGTGAGCACCAGCTTGACGGGCTGAAGACCTTCGCCTTTCTTGTACGCGAACAAGTAGATGAATGCCGCGGTCAGTACGGCCCCTATAAAGGCGGCGATGGGCAGCATGTAAATAAAGGAGCCGGCCTCGATCGGGAAGAACAGAAAGAACACGGCCACGCCGACACCGGCACCCGAGTTGATTCCAATGATGCCGGGGTCCGCCAGGTCGTTGCGCGTGATGTTCTGCAGGATGGCGCCCGACAGAGCCAAGGCCATTCCGGCCAGCAGGGTGATCAACATGCGCGGCAGACGCACCGAGAAAATAATGAACTCTTCCTTGAAGCTTCCTTGTCCAAGCAGGGTCGGAATAATCCGGTCATAGCTGACCGAAGAATACCCCAGCCCTAAACCTGCCAGGATGGTGCCCACGGTCAGGATGAACAGGATGAGAAACGTAATTCGCTGCTTTTTCACTAATGATGGATGGATCATGCCATTCCTCGCCCTCCTTTACGCACGATAAACAGGAAGAAGGGCAGGCCCATGACCGCAATCAGCGCGGCCACCGGTGTCTCGTACGGGGCATTCAGCGTCCGGCCAACGGTATCGGCAAACAGCATGAACACCGCACCGGCCGTAGCCGACATCGGGATAACATGGCGATAATCGGTGCCGACGATCCCCCGGACGATATGGGGCACCATTAAGCCGAGGAAGGCAAGATTGCCCACCAGGGCCACGGATGTGCCCGCCAGCAGTATAATGACCACGAATAGGACGAATTTGATGACCGCGATATTTTGTCCGAGCCCGGTCGCCACCTCTTCGCTCAGGCTGAGAATGGTCAGCTGTCTCGACAAGAGGATCGCAATCAGGATTCCGACCAGAATGAACGGGAAGATCGTCTGAAGCTGCCCCCAAGACGTTCCGATGACGCCGCCTGCGGTCCACATGGAGATATCCTTCGATATTTTAAAATAGATCCCGATCCCTTCGGCGATGGCGTACAGAAAGGCCGAAACCGCGGAGCCTGCAAGCACCATCTGGAGCGGCGAGAAGCTGCCTTTGCGCATCGCGCCGATGCCGAACACCATGATGGTTCCCACGGCCGCCCCGATAAAGCAGGCCACCATAATGCCGAAATAATTGGCCGCAGGGATAAAGGCCATCGTGAATGCGAGCGCCGCATTGGCGCCGCTGGTGAGGCCCAAGAGGCCCGGATCCGCCAGCGGGTTGCGCGTAAGGCCCTGCATGATCGCGCCGGAAACCGCCAGCGCGGATCCGACCAGGATGGCTGCAATCTCGCGGGGGAGACGGATATCTCTCAGGACGGACAATTTCTCGCCTTCGGCCTTCGTGGCCAAGGCGAGCCACACGTCCTTAATGCTGGTCTCCGCCGCTCCGAATACCATCGCAATGACGAACATGGCCGCAAAGGCGATGAGACCGGCAATAAGCTTGACGGAGAAAGGGATGGATCGCTGAGTAGGCTTAGTCATGGAATCATCTTTCCTTAAGTTTGGATGATGGGCAGTTTACTTCTTGCCCAAGAAATGCTCGGTAATAAACTCAAGCTGGTATTCGAGTGTGGTTGCATCGTTGAAATAGATCCGGTTCCCGTCCGCTTCGAATACGCGGCCGCTCTTGACGGCAGGGATCTGCTTATACGTATCGGTTTGCTGGAAGGAGGTATCCGCATCGTTGAACTTACTGAGAATGATATAGTCGCCGGCAAATTCCGGCAGCACCTCGGTCGAAATGGCGTAGTAGCCTTCCTTCAGCGCGGTTTCCTTTACTTTCTCAGGCATCTTCAGCTTCATGGCCTGATACAAAATCTCAGTCCCGCGGCCCCAGTTGTTTCCGTATACATAGAGCTGCTTCTCGAAGCTTTCGATTACGGATACGGTCGCGTCCTCACCGATCTTGGCGCGAATTTCTTCACCGGCCTTCTCAGCACGCTGTTTAAAATCGTTGATCCAGGCTTGGGCTTCCTTCTCTTTATTCACGAGCTTGCCGATTTCAAGATGCTGGGTAAGGTAATCGACTTTGCCGTACGTGAACGTAACGGTAGGAGCGATTTCTTTCAATTTATCGACGTTCTTGATCGTCGATAGTCCGATAATGAGATCCGGGTTCAGTTCAATGATCTTCTCCAGATTCTCATCGGATACCTCTTCGGCATCCTTAAGCTTGTCGGCAAACGCTGGATTTAACTTGGACCAGGAATCGACGCCGACCATATTGACGCCAAGATGGATCAGGTCCCCGGCAAAGGTGGAAAGCACGATAACACGCTGCGGATTTGCGGGTACCTCGACCGGTCCGTTCTCGGACTGGTATGTAATCGTGCCGGAGGCACTGTCTTTGTCATTGGCTGCTGGGGCTTCCGGCGCAGCGGCTCCACTTCCGTTGCTTCCGGTCTCCTTCGGCTGGCTGCTGCAAGCGCTAAGAATGAACAGCAGCGCGATAAACGGGATGATCAGCTTCCTCAAGTTCAGGCTTTGCTTCCAATTCGGGTTCATGTTCTTGCTCTCCTCTTAATAGATTGTATGTGATGCATAACGGTTTGCCGGTGCGGGGGTCACGTCCGATCTCCGCATCAATGTTAAATACCTTCTTCAGCACCTCGCGCGAAATAACGTTCTCGGGATCACCGGCCTGAATAACGCTTCCGTCCTTCATAGCGATGATGTAATCGGCGAATCTGGCCGCTTGGTTCAGATCATGGAGTACCATTACAATGGTGCGCTCCTGCATGACGTTCAGCTGCTCAAGCAGCTCCAGAATCTCAAGCTGGTGAGCCATATCCAGGTAGGTGGTCGGTTCGTCGAGGAAGATCATCTCGGTCTCTTGAGCGAGTGCCATCGCGATCCATACCCGCTGCCGCTGGCCGCCGGACAAGGCATCCACGGAGCGATATTTATAATCCTGGGTTCCGGTGACGGAAAGCGCCCAGTCAATAACCTCCATATCCTGCTTCGTTAAACGTCCGAACCCTCGCTGATGGGGATAGCGTCCATAGGACACCAGCTCACCTACCGTCAATCCGCCCGGCCCCTCCGGGGTTTGGGGGAGAATGGCCAGCTTCTTGGCCAGCTCCTTTGTATTGATGCGGGCAATTTCCTGACCATCGATAATGGCCGCCCCGGATTGATACGGGATAATGCGCGTCATCGCCTTCAGCAGCGTGGATTTGCCGCAGCCGTTCGGACCGATGATCGTCGTAATTTTTTTATCAGGGATATCGACATTCAGCCGGTCTAATATGACGTTCTCGCCGTAACCGACCGTTAATCGATCTGTACAAAGACGAATCATATAGGTTCACCTCCTGGGGAAAGTTCGCTTTTAAACGATAATGATTCTCAATATCAGCCATAATATAATATGGAGACCTCTCTTTGTCAATAAGTATCTTCATGGAATATTTAAATAATTTTCATGCACACAACACTATTGTTCAATATATAGCTCAAATCCGAATGGAATTACTATATGTAGATAAAATCGCAAAAAAACGAAAAAAATAAAATCTGCGATTGTAAAATAAATGAAGGCAACGTATACTAAATGATAATGATAATCATTTACGTCCAAGTATAGGTTATGGACATAACCTTTGTACCGATATATCCCGGAGGTGTAATTCGTGGCAGGGAACGAAATTTTTGATGTGACGGTTATTGGCGGCGGGCCGGCTGGCTTATATTCGGCTTTCTACAGCGGGCTTCGCGGAATGAAGACCAAGATTATTGAATATCAGCCGGTACTGGGCGGGAAGGTTCACGTCTATCCGGAAAAAATGATATGGGATGTCGGAGGCCAGACTCCGATTACCGGCGCCAAGCTGATCGAGCAGATGGTTCAGCAGGGCCTGACCTTCAGTCCGGAAGTGCTGCTGAATGAGAAGGTGGAATCCATTTCCCGTAACGAGGAAGGAATCTTCGAATTACATACCGCGAATTCCGGCACCCACCTCTCGAGAACGGTCATCGTTGCCGTTGGCGGGGGCATTCTCAATCCGCAGAAGCTGCAGATTGAAGGAGCCGAGCGGTTCGAGGTGTCGAACCTCAACTATACCGTCAAATCGCTGCAGCATTTCAAGGATAAGACCGTGATTATATCCGGCGGCGGCAACTCCGCCATCGACTGGGCGAATGAACTCGAGCCGGTCGCGAAGAAGGTATACCTGGCATACCGGAAGGAAGAGCTGAGCGGCCACGAGGCCCAGGTCGATCAGCTGCTGAACAGCTCGGCCAGCTGCTTCTTCCATACGCAGATTACGAAGCTGATCGCTTCGGAGAACCACGAGACCATCGAGCGGGTGGAGCTCACGAACACCAAGACCGGTGAGATAAACGTCATTGAGGTCGACGAGGTCATTATCAACCACGGCTATGAACGCGACATTTCCCTGCTTGAGAACAGCAGGCTTGGGATCGAACGCGTGGACGATTATTATATTGCCGGGAACGGACACTGCCAATCCTCCGTGCCCGGACTGTATGCCGCAGGGGATATCCTGCATTACGACGGGAAGCTGCATCTGATTGCCGGCGCGTTCCAGGATGCGGCCAATGCGGTCAACAGCGCCAAGCGCTTTATCGAGCCGGAAGCGCACCGCAGCGCGATGGTATCGTCGCATAACGAGGTGTTCAAGGAGCGCAACCGCGAGCTCGTGAAGCAGATGATTAAATAGCGGCAGCTGCATGGCAATGATGAAAGAGGGATCCAGCGAATGGATCCCTCTTCGTTATGCCTTGCTTACGATGCCGGATGTGATCAGCGGCCCGTAATTAATCAGCTGCGTCATCAGAGCGCCCATCTCTTCTGCGGACAGATTCATCCCCGACTCGATCCAGTGGATGACCAGCCCGATATTGGCCGAGGTCATGTAGGCAATCAGATAGTCGCTTGGAATCCGGCTATTCTGTGCTGCCATTCGAAAGGCCTGCTTGTCGTACATATTCTCGGTCATGAACTGCCGGAATTGACGCACGAAAGACATATCCCCGTTAGGCCCGAGGACGGCTTTGATAAAGTCGCCGTGTTTGATGAGCACCTCGAATATTTGAATGGAGGGCGGATATGGCTCGCCTTTCTCCGCATAAATCCTGGTATCCCTCGGGTCGATTTCCAGGACGATGCTACGGATCTCCGCAATCACTTCTTCCTTCAACTTCTCAAGCATGTCCGGCACGTCCCTGTAGTGAAGATAGAACGTCCCCCGGTTAATATCCGCGCGGCTCGTTATGTCCGTCACGGTGATGGCGTTAACGGACTTCTCCTGCATAAGCTCAAACAACGTTTTGCGCAGCAGCTGATTCGTGCGAATCTGCCTGCGGTCCGTTTTTCTAGGCAAAGCGTGTCCCCCTAACCGATGATTTTATCCATTTTAATGAACACCAAGCTTGTTCATGATGAGTAATGAACACTCGGAATAAAGCTGATGATTGAACAACATTCTTTCCTCATTATAATTAACGGTGTGATCATTAATCAACACAATGTTCATTATAATAGGGAGTGGTGGATATGGTTTTTTTTAAGCAAAAAATGCTATGGATTGGCGCTTTGGCAGTCCTTCTGGCGTTGACGGTTTTCGGCGTTGCCATGATGGGCTCGATCGTAGGCGCAAAGCCAAAATCTCTGCCAGTGGCGCTGGTCGTGCTGGATCAGCCTGCAGCGCTTCCGAACGGGGAGACGCTTGCTGTGGGTGAGAAGATGAAGGGAATGCTGGAGCAAAACACGCAGCTGCCCGTTCGGTGGGAGATCGTAGCTTCGGAGGCGGAAGCTAGGGAAGGGATGGATGCACAGCAATATTACGGAGCGTTGGTGCTTCCGGAGAATCTCAGCTCAGGCATGCTGACCCTTCAGTCTCCGGCTCCCAACCCGGCTGTCATTCACATACTGGTAAACGAGGGGATGAATGCCCAAGCGTCCGCCGTGGTCAAGCAAATGCTTGGGCAGGTGCTCAAGATGGCGGGGTCGCAGCTATCCATGCAGGCGTTGGACATGATCGGTTCCCGGACGGAGGTGCTGCCAGTGGCAACGGCTCAAGCGCTGCTAACCCCATTTGTGGTTCAAGAGGAGATGCTCCACCCGGTCGGAGCTAATCACGCAAGCGGCAATGCGCCGGGACTGCTGACGCAAATTCTATGGATCGGCTGCCTGATTATTAGCTTGTCCTTGTTCCAGGCGCTGCAGAGAACGACAGCTGATGGCAGCACCAGGGGAATTGCCATCTTGCTGCAAGGGGCTTCCGGTCTGCTGTTGGTTGGTCTGGCCTCCGGTTTCCTGGTGTGGATGGCTTCCTCCTGGTACGGCATGGAGCTTGCGAACGGGGGCGGCGTTTGGCTGATGCTGTGGCTGGCCGGGTCTGCCTTTTTCCTCCTGCAGTCCACTCTGCTTAACTGGATGGGACTTCCGGCTATGGGGATCCTGGTGCTCCTGATGTTCTTCTCGATGCCGCTTCTCAATATGGCGCCGGAGTTTCTGCCGCAGGCCACGCAGGATTGGTTGTACTCGTGGACCCCTCTTCGGTTTGCCGCATCGGCGCTCCGGGATGTCATGTATTTTGACGGATCGGCATCCGCAACGGCAAATCATACGGTACTATGGGCTATCGCCGGCGGTTTCTTGGTATTGCTCTTAGCTTCGATGGTGAAGAAGGGGAGACGCTCGGATAAAGGAAAGTCGGTTGCGGCATCGTAACATAAGCGGATGAGCGCTCGAGATAGCACATGGAAAAGGAAACTATACGATGGATTACTGGATTACGGAGTGGTCCTTCATAAGAGGTTATGGACGGGGATAAGTACGATGTAACGGTTGAATGATGCAGGGCGCCCCTTGATCTCAATCCTAAAAGCAGGATGCCGATATCAAGGGGACGCCCTGCGGTGCTTTCAGAACGTGACAAATCCCATCGCTTTCTTCGCGGCAAGCAGCGTCTGGCCGGCAATTTCGGAAGCACGCTTCGCACCGTCCGACAGGATCAGATCAAGCTCGGCGGAATTCACGATGCGGCGGAATCTCTCCTGGATCGGCTGCAGCTTATCAATGACCACTTCGGCCAGTTCTTTCTTGAACGTGCCGTATCCCTGGCCTTCATACCGCTTTTCGATGACAGGGATTTCCTCCTCGGAAAATATGGAATACATCTCGATCAGATTGCTGACCGCCGGCTTCTGCTCCCAGTCGTACCGAACCTGTCCGTCCGAGTCGGTTACGGCTTTGGAGAACTTCTTGCGGATATCCTCCGGCGTATCCATCATGTGGACACAGCTGTTTCTGTTCGGATTGCTCTTGCTCATTTTCTTGGACGGATCGTCAAGACCCATAATGCGGGAGCCAATATCCTGAATAATCGGCTCAGGCATCGTAAACGTGCGGCCATACCGGTTATTGAACCGATCGGCCAGATCGCGGGTCAGCTCCAGATGCTGCTTCTGGTCATCGCCGACAGGCACATGCGTTGCCTGATAGAGCAGCACATCGGCAGCCATCAGGACCGGGTACGTGAACAGGGCGGAGCTAACCGTATCCTGTCCGGCGGATTTCTCCTTGAACTGGGTCATCCGCTTTAATTCCCCGAAATGCGCCTGCGTCTCCAGCAACCAGCCCAGCTGGGCGTGTTCAGGGACCTGCGATTGCAGAAAAATCGTTGCTTTGTCGGGATCGATCCCCGATGCGATATACAGCGCGGCAATGTCCCGCGAGCGCTGGTGCAGCTCCTTGGGATCCTGATAGACGGTCACTGCATGCAGATCCGGCAC from Paenibacillus ihbetae includes:
- a CDS encoding FecCD family ABC transporter permease; translation: MIHPSLVKKQRITFLILFILTVGTILAGLGLGYSSVSYDRIIPTLLGQGSFKEEFIIFSVRLPRMLITLLAGMALALSGAILQNITRNDLADPGIIGINSGAGVGVAVFFLFFPIEAGSFIYMLPIAAFIGAVLTAAFIYLFAYKKGEGLQPVKLVLTGVGFSMALSGVMIVLTSSAEREKVDFIAKWLAGGIWGTDWPFILALLPWLIVLVPFTLYKAQRMNLLGLSDPVGIGVGVSIERERIVLLLAAVALAGSAVSVTGGITFIGLMGPHIAKALVGPRNQLYIPIAVLIGGWLLLLADTIGRNIVDPDGIAAGIMVAIIGAPYFVYLLLKRS
- a CDS encoding FecCD family ABC transporter permease — protein: MTKPTQRSIPFSVKLIAGLIAFAAMFVIAMVFGAAETSIKDVWLALATKAEGEKLSVLRDIRLPREIAAILVGSALAVSGAIMQGLTRNPLADPGLLGLTSGANAALAFTMAFIPAANYFGIMVACFIGAAVGTIMVFGIGAMRKGSFSPLQMVLAGSAVSAFLYAIAEGIGIYFKISKDISMWTAGGVIGTSWGQLQTIFPFILVGILIAILLSRQLTILSLSEEVATGLGQNIAVIKFVLFVVIILLAGTSVALVGNLAFLGLMVPHIVRGIVGTDYRHVIPMSATAGAVFMLFADTVGRTLNAPYETPVAALIAVMGLPFFLFIVRKGGRGMA
- a CDS encoding iron-hydroxamate ABC transporter substrate-binding protein, with the translated sequence MRKLIIPFIALLFILSACSSQPKETGSNGSGAAAPEAPAANDKDSASGTITYQSENGPVEVPANPQRVIVLSTFAGDLIHLGVNMVGVDSWSKLNPAFADKLKDAEEVSDENLEKIIELNPDLIIGLSTIKNVDKLKEIAPTVTFTYGKVDYLTQHLEIGKLVNKEKEAQAWINDFKQRAEKAGEEIRAKIGEDATVSVIESFEKQLYVYGNNWGRGTEILYQAMKLKMPEKVKETALKEGYYAISTEVLPEFAGDYIILSKFNDADTSFQQTDTYKQIPAVKSGRVFEADGNRIYFNDATTLEYQLEFITEHFLGKK
- a CDS encoding ABC transporter ATP-binding protein → MIRLCTDRLTVGYGENVILDRLNVDIPDKKITTIIGPNGCGKSTLLKAMTRIIPYQSGAAIIDGQEIARINTKELAKKLAILPQTPEGPGGLTVGELVSYGRYPHQRGFGRLTKQDMEVIDWALSVTGTQDYKYRSVDALSGGQRQRVWIAMALAQETEMIFLDEPTTYLDMAHQLEILELLEQLNVMQERTIVMVLHDLNQAARFADYIIAMKDGSVIQAGDPENVISREVLKKVFNIDAEIGRDPRTGKPLCITYNLLRGEQEHEPELEAKPELEEADHPVYRAAVHS
- a CDS encoding NAD(P)/FAD-dependent oxidoreductase, which codes for MAGNEIFDVTVIGGGPAGLYSAFYSGLRGMKTKIIEYQPVLGGKVHVYPEKMIWDVGGQTPITGAKLIEQMVQQGLTFSPEVLLNEKVESISRNEEGIFELHTANSGTHLSRTVIVAVGGGILNPQKLQIEGAERFEVSNLNYTVKSLQHFKDKTVIISGGGNSAIDWANELEPVAKKVYLAYRKEELSGHEAQVDQLLNSSASCFFHTQITKLIASENHETIERVELTNTKTGEINVIEVDEVIINHGYERDISLLENSRLGIERVDDYYIAGNGHCQSSVPGLYAAGDILHYDGKLHLIAGAFQDAANAVNSAKRFIEPEAHRSAMVSSHNEVFKERNRELVKQMIK
- a CDS encoding TetR/AcrR family transcriptional regulator — protein: MPRKTDRRQIRTNQLLRKTLFELMQEKSVNAITVTDITSRADINRGTFYLHYRDVPDMLEKLKEEVIAEIRSIVLEIDPRDTRIYAEKGEPYPPSIQIFEVLIKHGDFIKAVLGPNGDMSFVRQFRQFMTENMYDKQAFRMAAQNSRIPSDYLIAYMTSANIGLVIHWIESGMNLSAEEMGALMTQLINYGPLITSGIVSKA
- a CDS encoding YhgE/Pip domain-containing protein, which produces MVFFKQKMLWIGALAVLLALTVFGVAMMGSIVGAKPKSLPVALVVLDQPAALPNGETLAVGEKMKGMLEQNTQLPVRWEIVASEAEAREGMDAQQYYGALVLPENLSSGMLTLQSPAPNPAVIHILVNEGMNAQASAVVKQMLGQVLKMAGSQLSMQALDMIGSRTEVLPVATAQALLTPFVVQEEMLHPVGANHASGNAPGLLTQILWIGCLIISLSLFQALQRTTADGSTRGIAILLQGASGLLLVGLASGFLVWMASSWYGMELANGGGVWLMLWLAGSAFFLLQSTLLNWMGLPAMGILVLLMFFSMPLLNMAPEFLPQATQDWLYSWTPLRFAASALRDVMYFDGSASATANHTVLWAIAGGFLVLLLASMVKKGRRSDKGKSVAAS
- the trpS gene encoding tryptophan--tRNA ligase: MKRLLSGIKPSGDLNIGGYGGALRQYVKLQHEYDSYFFVPDLHAVTVYQDPKELHQRSRDIAALYIASGIDPDKATIFLQSQVPEHAQLGWLLETQAHFGELKRMTQFKEKSAGQDTVSSALFTYPVLMAADVLLYQATHVPVGDDQKQHLELTRDLADRFNNRYGRTFTMPEPIIQDIGSRIMGLDDPSKKMSKSNPNRNSCVHMMDTPEDIRKKFSKAVTDSDGQVRYDWEQKPAVSNLIEMYSIFSEEEIPVIEKRYEGQGYGTFKKELAEVVIDKLQPIQERFRRIVNSAELDLILSDGAKRASEIAGQTLLAAKKAMGFVTF